TACGCGCACATCCGTGGAACGCGACAATTACAACGATGACGGGCAAATCCGTTCCGGTGACCTGGTGGTGGACACCAAGGGTTATACGGCCACGCTCAACGGCGAACCGGTGAACCTGGCCTATAAGGAATTCGAACTGCTGAAATATCTTGTCGCGCACCCTCACCGCGTCTTCACCCGCGCCCAGCTGCTACAGGAAGTGTGGGGCTACGACTATTACGGCGGCACGCGCACGGTCGACGTCCACGTGCGTCGCCTGCGCGCCAAGCTCGGCGGCGAATACGAGCATATGATCGGCACCGTGCGCAACGTCGGTTATCGTTTCGATCCGCCGGATGACGGCGATAATCATGACGTCAACGATGCCAGCGCACCAATTCCCGGTGCTGCAGATGCCACCACCGCCAACAACTGACATACCGCACGGTATCCCGGCCATCTATAATCGCTTTTATGCCAAAGGAAACGAAGAAACAGCGCCTCGAACGCATGCATGGCGAGTACGAAATCCTACGCGAACTCATTCCCGAGCCCGCATGCGCGCTGCATTTCAAGACTCCGTTCCAGCTTTTGGTCGCCACTGTTCTAAGCGCCCAGACCACCGACGTGCGCGTCAACAGCGTCACCCCCACGCTCTTCAAGGATTACGGCACACCGGAACGACTCGCGGCGGCCAACCCGGAAGTCATCGAAGACATCATCCATCCAGTCGGCTTCTATCACGCCAAGGCCGACCACATCATCACTCTTTCCGGCCAACTCATGGATCGCTACGATGGCGTCGTACCGCAAAAAATGGAAGAACTGACTAAGCTTGCAGGCGTGGGCCGCAAGACGGCAAATGTCGTATTGGGCAACGCCTTCGACATCCCCGGTTTTCCCGTCGATACCCACGTCATTCGACTGACCGGACGCTTGCGCTGGCGCAACGACTGGCGCAGCACGCATCCCGACCCGGTCAAAATCGAAAAGGAAATCACCGGCTATTTCGCCCCCGAAGAATGGACAAACCTTTCGCACCGCCTCATCCTCTTCGGCCGTTCTACCTGCCACGCTCGC
The window above is part of the Bifidobacterium sp. ESL0704 genome. Proteins encoded here:
- a CDS encoding response regulator transcription factor; translated protein: MTDLTLMTMAPNPASVLPSLALLSYRVRVLPMDAASLVKLPENTILFLDARDDLANAKTLCNLIHASGLSIPIIPIITEGGFTAINIQWGVADVVVNNASPAEVEGRLRLVCERGQTAPTTTRTSVERDNYNDDGQIRSGDLVVDTKGYTATLNGEPVNLAYKEFELLKYLVAHPHRVFTRAQLLQEVWGYDYYGGTRTVDVHVRRLRAKLGGEYEHMIGTVRNVGYRFDPPDDGDNHDVNDASAPIPGAADATTANN
- the nth gene encoding endonuclease III is translated as MPKETKKQRLERMHGEYEILRELIPEPACALHFKTPFQLLVATVLSAQTTDVRVNSVTPTLFKDYGTPERLAAANPEVIEDIIHPVGFYHAKADHIITLSGQLMDRYDGVVPQKMEELTKLAGVGRKTANVVLGNAFDIPGFPVDTHVIRLTGRLRWRNDWRSTHPDPVKIEKEITGYFAPEEWTNLSHRLILFGRSTCHARKPVCVDCPLNDTCPSAGQFG